ACTTCCACCAACGTGGTCTCCGCGAGGTAGCAGGTGAGATCTTGGGCCTCAAGCCACTGAGCAAACCACTCGCGCAACTCACTTTGCATGGACACCGTCTGCAACGTGCAGGTGTCCAGCATGACGGTCCGTGGAAGACGAGAAGGGATGACGGGCACTGTAGGAGTCAGAGATCGAGGCATAGTGGCTTGGACCTACGTGGCTTGGACCTACTACGAGAGCCGATAAGATCGCTCGTCCCCCACGGCATCCCGCTCCGCTTCCGCGTGTTCCACCCGCGCAGCTAGGTAGCGCATCCGGGCCCACTTCCATCAATCCCCCTCTGGGCTTCCTGAAGTGACCTTTCGGCCCTTTGAAGCATCCCCGCCAGTTCCCGCCACCTGTCAACGCCCATGGACCCACTTTCCGACTTTTTGGATGGAGGTTACCGCGCGGACATGCGCTCCTTTTCGGAATCGGGAGTTTCCCCCCGTGCCCCTGGGGTCCTCTGAGCGCGTTCCGGGTCCCCACCCCATCCATGGGATGTGCGCTAGGCGCCTCCAGGAACGGACGCGAGCGCGGGAACCAGAAGCGAGCCTAGCGGGGCTCCTGGAGTGCCAGGAGGGCATCCAAAGGAGGGAGCGAAGAAACGGTTCCCCGGAGGGTTTGCGGGCACCGGTTTTTTTGGTATCAGGGGTCCCGAAGTTCCCCACAGCTTCGCGGGCATGGCCCAGACGGTGAAGGCGAAGGTGGCGGCGTCCGGGGGTGCTCTGGCCGAGGCGGAAGCCCGAGCACGCGAGGCCTGCGAGCTGCTGACGCCTTTTCTCTTCCACCAGTGCAGGGCGCGGACCCTGCAGAGCCAGATGCTGCTCGCCCAGGGGCACGTGGCCGAGGCTCGGGAAGTGGCGAGCCTCGGCGTGCGGCGGCTGGAGGGGTGTGGGAGTGAGGGGACCCAGGCCGTGGGCTTGCGTCTGTCCCTGGCCGAGGCCTGTCTGGCCGAGGGTGACACCCAGGCGGGCGAGGCCGCCCTGCGCCGGGCCCTGCAGTGCCTCCGCGCCCGCGCCGAGGACATTCCAGACGCCGCCGCCCGCGAACGCTTCTTCCATCAGGTCCCGGAGAATGCCCGTACCCTGGAACTGGCCCGCCAGCGCTGGGGCGCGGCCGGCGCGTGAGAGGCTTCACGCGCGGCCAGACGCTCGAGGCCGGCTACTGGATCTTCTTGTGCCAGGGGCCGAGGGGGCCGGTGGTAGCCGCCTGCTCACCCACCTCGCCCCAGGCGCCCGCGTAGTCCTTCCAGGGCTGGTCCTGAAGCTCCTGCACGTACTGGGTGATGACCCACTCCACGCCGCCATCGCGCGTCTCGTCGGTGCCGCCGATGTGGAAGTTGCCCACGGTGGGGTAGAGCGCGTGGGTGCCCTTGGCGACGTACACCACCAGCACCTGGATGTTGCCATCGACATACGTCTGCAGCGAGGAGACGGGATGGAAGGTCCGCTCGCCATGCGCGCTCAGCGACGCACCGGTGATGAGCCCGTTGTCCGTGTGGACGATGATGTCTTCCCAGTCTCCCTGATGGGAGAAGCTGATGAGGTGGGTGGACTCGTTGTAGCCGTAGAAGAGCCAGTATTGCTGGCGTCCGTCCTGCGTGCGGTAGCGGAACGAGGGCACCTGTCCGGTGGGTGAGGCGTTGCCCTGGGGATGTCCCTCGGGCTGCAGGAAGACGTTCCAGTCACTGCCGGAGTTGGAGTCCCGGGGACGGCGGTTGGTTCCATCCGGGTTGATGGTGAAGCTGTTGATGTAGCTCACGGGGACGTCGAAGTAGTCCCAGGACTTGTCATCTCCGGTGACCCACGAGCCGGTGGTCTTGTTGTAGCCCTGGTCCGTGCCCCAACCCTTGTGATGGCGGAAGCGGGACGCGCGGATGAAGTCGAGCGGCGCCATGGGGAAGAACGCTTCCTGGGGGTGCAGCTTCGCGATGATGCGGAAGGCATTGGGCGCAGGCGGCAGGGCCACCCGGAGGGTGCCGCTGCGGTAGTAGGTGTTCTTGTTCTCGTCTCCCTGGTGCATGCGGCCGGTCATGACCCGCCGCGCGTCGGTGGTGAACCAGATGGAGCCGGACTCCTTGATGCCACCGGAGGTGGTGACATCGATGACCTCGGTGGGCAGGCCGTTGAGCGTGACGCGGCCGGTGAGATAGCGCGTGTTGCCATTCTCGTCACCGCTGTGCTGCCGGCCGATCAACACCGTGCCCTGGGGCGCATCGAACCAGATGCCGGAAGACTCCTTGATCCAATTGCTCCATTCGAGCGTCTGGACCGCGATGGTGCCCGAGACGGGCTGGTTGTATTCGTTGACCGCCTGGAGCGTGGCGTATTGATAGACGGTCTGTCCATTCTCATCCCCGCCATGCCAACGGCCCGTCAGCACGGTGTTCGCCGGGGCGATGAACGTGCTGCTGCTCTCCTTGCTGGCGGCCGAGTTATAGCGGTACTGGGGGACGAGATAGATGGTCTGCGCCGCGACGGCGCTGGAGACCAGGCTCACGCCCGTGAACAACAAGGCGAGGAGGCTCTTGAAAAGGGAGGGTCTCATGCGATTTCCAACGGTGGGGTGGAGCGGTGTGGGGACAACGAGCCCCTTTATAGCTGGATTTCAAGTTTTCCGTGGAAATGACACGAAGTGCTTGAGTGCGCCTCCGCCTGGGCGCCTCGGGAGGTTCATATGGAGCTGAAGGAAAAGATCGTCCTCGTCACGGGGGCCAGTGGGTTCGTGGGGACGTACGTCGCTCGGGGGTTGCGCGAGCAGGGCGTTCGGGTGCGCGCGCTGGTGCGACGCCCCGAGGCCCGGGCGGAGCTGGAGCGGTTCGGTGTGGAGACGGTGCTGGGAGACCTGACGGACGCGCGCTCCGTGGAGGCCGCCGTGCGAGGCACCCAGGCCATCGTGCACTGCGCGGTGCAGCCCACGGCGGATGTCTCCGAGGCCCGGCGGGTGAACGTGGAGGGCACGCGCACGCTCGCCCAGGCCGCGCTCGCCACCGGCTGCGAGCGCTTCGTGCACATCTCCACCATCGCCGTCTACCCGCTGCGCGATCGGGAGGGCGTCGTGGAGGAGTCCCTGCCCCTGGCGGATGACAAGGATGCCTACTCCATCACCAAGATCGAGGCGGAGCGCGAGGTGGAGGCAGCGGCGGCCCGGGGCCTGCGCACGGTCATCCTCCGCCCACCGGTCATCCTCGGCGCGCACCCCAGCTCCTTCTGGGGGAACCGGTTGCCCAGAGACATCGCGGCCGGACAGTTCGCGCAGGTGGACGAGGGACGGCGCCCCCTGAGCTACGTGCACGTGCTCAGTCTGGTGGATGCGGTGATCCGCGCCCTGCGCGTCGACGAGGCCGTGGGCCAGACGTTCAACATCACCGACGGGCACACGCCCTGGCATCGGTACACGGACTTCTTCAAGACCCGCCCGCTGCCCTCCGTCCCGTCGGCGCAGCTCCCCGCGTTCATGAGCTTCCAGGGGACGTTCTCGACCGAGAAGGCCCAGCGCGTGCTGGGCTGGAAACCCCGGGACACCTTCGACCCGGTCATGGCCGAGGTGGTTCGCGCCCTGCCCAAGCCGTAGGCCGCGCGCCCTCAGACGCGGTGCACGGAGATCATGTTGGTGCTGCCCGGCTCGTTGAGGGGCACGCCGGCCACGATGACCACGGGAGTGCCACTGGGGCACAGGCCCTCCTCGCGGCACAGCCGGCGCACCTGCCGCAGCATCGCGTCCGTGGACTGCAGCCGGCCCACCCGCCGCGGCGTCACGCCCCAGTAGAGCGCCATGCGGTTGACCGTCTCCGGGTTGGGCGTCAGCGCCACCACCCGGGCGTTCGGCCGGAACTCGGAGATGAGCTGCGCGGTGCGGCCGCGCTCCGTGTACGCCACGATGGTGCCAATGCGCATCTGCTCGGCCGCGGCCACCGCCGCCGCCGCCACGCCCGTGGAGATGTCATCCCGGGCATGCTCGAAGGGCACGTCCCTCGCGATCCGCTCCGAGCCCGTTTCGATCTCCTCCACGATGCGCGCCATGGTGGCCACCGCCTCCACCGGGAACTTCCCCGCCGCCGTCTCGCCCGAGAGCATCACCGCGTCCGCCCCGTCCAGGATGGCGTTGGCCACGTCCGACACCTCGGCGCGCGTGGGCCGCGCGTTGGTGATCATGCTCTCCAGCATCTCCGTGGCCACGATGGTCAGTCCGCCCAGGCGGTTGACCAGGCGCACCATCTGCTTCTGCATGGCGGGTAGCTTCTCCAGCGGCATCTCCACGCCCAGGTCGCCGCGCGCCACCATGATGCCGTCCGCCGCGCGCGCGATGGCGTCCAGGTTCTCCACCGCCTGGGGCTTCTCGATCTTCGCGATGAGCGGCGTGTTCCGCCCGGCCACGAGCGCCCGCGCCCGCTCGATGTCCTCCGCCGTGCGCACGAAGGACAGCGCCACGTAGTCCACGCCCAGCTCCTGCCCGAAGGCCAGGTCCTCCCTGTCCTTGGCGGTGATCGTGGGCACCGACACATGCGCCCCCGGCAGGTTGAGGCCCTTGTGATCCTTGAGCACGCCTCCCTGTTCCACGGTGCACGTCACGTCCTGGCCCGACACCGAGTCCACCCGCAGGCGCACCCGCCCATCATCCAGGAGGATGGGATGGCCCGGCTCCACGTCCCGGGGCAGCGAGCGGATGGGGGTGGGAATGAGGTGGCCCTGCCCGAGCACCTTGCGTGTCGTCACCACCACCTGCTCACCCGCCTTCACCTCCAGGCGGCCTCCCTCGAAGCGTCCCAGGCGGATCTTCGGACCCTGCACGTCCTGGAGGATGGCCACGGGCATGCCCAGCCGGCTCGATGCCCGCCGGATGAGCTGGACCCGGCGCCGGTGCTCCTCGGGCGTTCCATGGGAGAAGTTGAGCCGGGCCACGTTCATGCCCGCCCGAATGAGTGCCTCGATCACGACGGCTGAATCCGAGGACGGCCCCAGGGTGCAGATGATCTTCGCCTTTCGCATGGGCGATCATCCTAGGGGCAGGGGGGTGTCTTGACAGTTTCGCGGCCTCGGGAATAGATGTTGCTCACGCGCGGGCGCAAGCAACGGCGTTGGCGCGGGCCGTGGTGTTCTTTTTTCGTCGTTCTCGTTGCGAGAAAACCTGGCGCCCCGGGAGGGGGGGCCAGGTTTTCGTCGTCTTTCCCCAGGCATCCGAACCGGGAGGGCCCTTCTGTTCTAGAGGCTGATCTCGTCCGTGCGGCCAGGCTCCGGCTTCATGTCCGGGAGGGGGGAGGGCGGACTCTGGTGCGGGGAGAGGCCGTGGGGCGTGAAGGGCAGGGCATCGTTCATGTCCATGTCCGGCGCACCGCTGCCACCCACGCCCGGGCCGTCGCCGCCACGCAGGGAGTTGATCTCCTCGCGGCTGATGCCCGCCTCGTCCAGCACCTTGCGCGTCACCCGGATGCGCGCCTGGCCATCCAGCGCCATGGCGATGGAGTCCGAGGGGCGGGCATCCAGGGTCATCTTGCGAGTCCCCTGTTCGAGGAAGACCCGGCCCACGTAGATGTCGTCCTTGAGGTCATCGATGCGGACCTCGGTCACCTTGGCGCCCAGTTCCACCACCATCGAGCCGAGGAGATCCTGCGACAGCGGCTGGGGCGAGCGCAGGTGGGCGAGCCGGAAGGCGATGGCCACCGCGGCCGACTCGTCCACGAAGATGGGCAGCACCATGGCGCCATCCGGGGTGGTGAGCACCACGGCATGGGTCTTCGCCTCGACGAGCGGGATGACGTCCCGCACCTCCAGCTCCACCAACTCCTTGCATGCGGAAGGATTGCCTCCTTCCTTGGGTTGACAGACCGGGGTGGCCGGCTCGGTGGATTTGGGTGAGGGAGCGGGACCGAAGCCCGGCAGGAGCAGAGCGCCCAGGGTGAGCAGCGCGGCGGAGAGCGGACCCAGCAGGAACGTGGCGGCAGGAATGGGCGTTTTCACCCTTCAAACCTGCACATGTATGACGGGGCGGGGAGGGCCGCGGAACGTGCCTGCTCGCCCTCCAGCCAACCTCCCCGGGAGCGCCCCTTCATCCGCCGAGGGGCGCCGGACGAACGAGCTTCAGCGCTCGTCCTCGTCCTCGTCGTAGTCCTCGTCGTCGGACTCCTCGTCTTCGTCCTCGTCGAAGTCGAGTTCCTCGTCGTCGGACTCCTCGTCCTCGTCGGACTCCTCGTCCTCGTCGAGTTCGTCCTCGAGGTCCTCGGTCTCCAGGGAGAGCGAGACGGCGAAGCGCTTGCTCAACGCGGCCACCTGGGTCCGCATCTCGGTGAGCGCCGCGACGAAGTCCTCCTGGATGTTCGTCGGGGACTTCTGGCCGCAATGGGGGCACACCAACTTCTCCGTCCCCTCGATGAGATCCTGAGCGGCCAGCTCGAAGGTGCCCTCGCACTTCTGGCAGGTGAGATCGATCGTCATGTTCGAGGCGCGGAATATCCACGGGGATGTGAACTGTCAACGCCCGTGGCACGCTCCGTATGGCTTTCCGTGACCCCGGAAACGTCGAGAGGGCCGAGGCGGAGAATCCGAAGGGATTCTCACCTCGACCCTCAGAGGACGCGCGAGCGGCGCGGGGCGCGG
This genomic interval from Cystobacter ferrugineus contains the following:
- a CDS encoding bifunctional nuclease family protein, producing MKTPIPAATFLLGPLSAALLTLGALLLPGFGPAPSPKSTEPATPVCQPKEGGNPSACKELVELEVRDVIPLVEAKTHAVVLTTPDGAMVLPIFVDESAAVAIAFRLAHLRSPQPLSQDLLGSMVVELGAKVTEVRIDDLKDDIYVGRVFLEQGTRKMTLDARPSDSIAMALDGQARIRVTRKVLDEAGISREEINSLRGGDGPGVGGSGAPDMDMNDALPFTPHGLSPHQSPPSPLPDMKPEPGRTDEISL
- a CDS encoding NAD-dependent epimerase/dehydratase family protein → MELKEKIVLVTGASGFVGTYVARGLREQGVRVRALVRRPEARAELERFGVETVLGDLTDARSVEAAVRGTQAIVHCAVQPTADVSEARRVNVEGTRTLAQAALATGCERFVHISTIAVYPLRDREGVVEESLPLADDKDAYSITKIEAEREVEAAAARGLRTVILRPPVILGAHPSSFWGNRLPRDIAAGQFAQVDEGRRPLSYVHVLSLVDAVIRALRVDEAVGQTFNITDGHTPWHRYTDFFKTRPLPSVPSAQLPAFMSFQGTFSTEKAQRVLGWKPRDTFDPVMAEVVRALPKP
- the pyk gene encoding pyruvate kinase, with amino-acid sequence MRKAKIICTLGPSSDSAVVIEALIRAGMNVARLNFSHGTPEEHRRRVQLIRRASSRLGMPVAILQDVQGPKIRLGRFEGGRLEVKAGEQVVVTTRKVLGQGHLIPTPIRSLPRDVEPGHPILLDDGRVRLRVDSVSGQDVTCTVEQGGVLKDHKGLNLPGAHVSVPTITAKDREDLAFGQELGVDYVALSFVRTAEDIERARALVAGRNTPLIAKIEKPQAVENLDAIARAADGIMVARGDLGVEMPLEKLPAMQKQMVRLVNRLGGLTIVATEMLESMITNARPTRAEVSDVANAILDGADAVMLSGETAAGKFPVEAVATMARIVEEIETGSERIARDVPFEHARDDISTGVAAAAVAAAEQMRIGTIVAYTERGRTAQLISEFRPNARVVALTPNPETVNRMALYWGVTPRRVGRLQSTDAMLRQVRRLCREEGLCPSGTPVVIVAGVPLNEPGSTNMISVHRV